AACAGCCTCTTTGTATCAGAGAGTTTGGTTTTTTCATCAGGGCTGTTCAAGTCATTTTCTGGATAATGGTAGCGATCAGTGTGTCCTCTCATGCAGAGCAGCTTCGGGAGCCTTTGAAGGAACAGTTTTTTTACCCAGGGAGACATAGGATGGTAAGTGGCTGAAGAACGATGGTGTACATTGATAACAAACACAGTGATTATAATGGACAGCGTCACAAAAATCATGATGAACAGCAAGTATTCGCCAATGAGAGGGATCACTTTGGAGGATGATGGGATGATCTCCTCAATAACTAACAAAAAGACAGTGAGCGACACTAGAACTGAGGTGGACAATGACAGCTTTTCTCCTTCGTCTGAGGGCAAGTAGAATACCAGCACAGTCAGGAAAGACAAACCAAGACAAGGGATGATCAAaaacagagtatagaacagaggtAGGCGTTTGAGAATAAAGGAATATGTGATGAATGGGTAGGAGTACAGCCCATCTTTTCTGTTTCCTTTCATTCCTGTGGCATTAAGAATCTCCCATTCTCCATTGTCAAAAAAGTCCTTTCTGTCCACGTGGTCATCAAGGAGAATGAGGTCCACCATGTCCCCATCATAAGTCCAAGAACCGAACTTCATTGAGCAATTCTGTCTGTCAAATGGAAAGAATGTCACGTCCATAGTACAAGAGCTTTTATAGCTTGCGGGTGGGGTCCACATCACAGTGCCATTGTACTTCACAATTACTTTCGTCATCAAGGATCCTTCAAAGCGTCCGTCGGCACTAAATAAAAGGACGGGATAGCAAAAGAGTACAATTATCTTTTAGTGTTCCAATAGAGGTAAAAACAGATGTGTGTCTGTGAAAAGCAATGAAAAGTACTGAATGGAAATATCCAGTTTCCAGTGCAGTTATGCAACACAAAATGTGTGTCttgaaaacatttagaatttaaatataaattatttaaaacacagttgcTTATCATATAATTAAATTGTTATCATGACTAATATTTGTTTATGTGGTacctatttttttatgcattttgtcCCTCTTCATGGATTGGCTCTTTTCCCCTGGACTTGAGTTGTTTTGATTCCACAGTTATTTAcattagcactgacatgcatgtCAATGAACTTGGCAAATGAAAGTGATTTAATACTGGAAAACATGTACAGTGCAGTATATTCTGAAGCCATACAGCAAGTGCACCACTGACAATCCATTTAATGCGGCCCGCAACGTCTCTTCAACTTAACCTTACATGTGGCACAAAATTAACAGAGCAGCTGCCAAGcacttgatttacagcagctttTGCAGCAGAGTTGCCCACAGTGGCTTGTTGATATTAAGCAGCATGCAGACAGGCAGGACAGCAGGATTACACCGGAACTCGCATAATAATATAGGAATAGGGTTTTGCATGTGCAACACATGAACACCAATGACTGGTTTCTACATGCATGCCAGTTTGTGAGATAGTAAACACAGCGATGCACGCAATGGCagcagcagaaaaataaataaataaataaaaaaagtgcaagAACATTGAGACCAATGGAAAGACATATTCTGTAATTGAAATGGAGGGCAAACCTCTTTGTCTTCTGTATAATGTTAAACGCCACTATGAAACAAAACACGCAGCATATGAACAATACATGGGTGAGCAGAGGAAAAGGTGGACAGGGAGTCTTTGCAAGGAATTCACAAcgcagcaagatttttttttctaaaataatgacataatttacacttcttttaaaagtttaaggTAAAATTGATTATTGTATAGCATTGTTTATTTGTGCTAACTAAACCCTAGCCAGAGTGATAACTTGACGAATAGAAATGTAGAATACCCAGTCTCAATAGtaaatcaattatatattaaaaaggagcctgaaaaactttttttttttttttttttaaatccacccCACATACCGCGCGCTCACTTGGAAATTATATTCTTCACAATTTATTAAATAGCTTGCTATAGTCACTGACAACATGAATAAATGCTCAtcatttaattttacaattaactGAATTGGCTATATCTGTCATTGGCATTGTTAATAAATGCCAATATTATTATGTGTTATGTATTAAATTAACTTTTAGCAACAATAGCAATGTAGTAATAATCAAGTGTTATTGTTACTGGCAACAGGAATACATGCTAATGCCTTGGATTAATGTTTTTACAAGTTATTGACAGAGGGCGTAAACACTAagaaatgatttacatttaataagTTTGTAATTTGTAAAGCTAAAATATTGAAAGGGCTAGCAACACAACAGACCTGTGAACTCTCCTTTATTTGCCGGTACTCTCCTGGTTTTTTAACACTTCTCCTGAACAACCCCCAGTACTCTAATGTTAAACCCCTTAgttagcaaacctttaatttctgccaAAGTCATGCATGGTCTGTGGTTCCTGCAATCCCGTCTGTAGGActcaggggagccctgtggccaGCATACATTCAGAGCGTGAATAGCTCACATACTTGACCATCTGGCTTTGCATGCGATCATCCCTCCCATAATAATGCATGACTGATTTTAACAGTGGGGCATGGGAGCGAGAATGTGTGTGGCAAGCATGAGAGATCACATAAACACCAAAAATATATCGACGCTCAAAACACCAGAGCTACAAATAACATCTTTCGTTTCCAAAAGAAAAACGGAGATCAAGAAAGTTACCTctgcagagacctttacatgttgtgactagttcagcaaatctgtagtagacatgttcccagactcatACATTGtaaagtattctgcaggaaagtctaaaaaTCGCTCAGATAGTGAAAggcgtttctattacaatttcagcatcaacactgctttagaaattcagactGATTGATAACGTGTTTATATACAACAATAGAGcgtgcatttaaaatgaaagatagATGACAATGAtatgttactgacagtggtattaGTGATCCGTCACATATGTGCAGTGTCATGAATAACGTCGCGATACCATGTTGTGTATTtggactttttaaattttttttatgatggacttactgaatttgagtttttttttttttttcttgttacaaaGTAGGCCACCttcaactacagtacaataaaaaccacaggggccaagagagaATTTGATTGTGAAGTATGCCATGgttgttttcctgtttatttttccttttcaaaagCAAATAGAAGGGACACTGCGTCACAGTAATAAAGTAGAACAATTGTATGACTTTGTCTTATGTAGATATTCACTTCAACATAGACACTACGATTTCAGTTTACCAAAGCTTTCTTATTTTGAAAAACTCAAATGTTAAATGCACTTGAAATTTGCAATCCATGCAATTTGGTTAAGTTGCGGCCCACGGGATTCAGTTATCATACAGCAACAATAACCAGCAGATTATATACGTATCTGTTGATATACATATACTTACTTTTCATACAAAACTATGTCAGGCAGCCAGATTGTTTCAGAAGGAACTCTGATCGAGGTGATACCTCCATATTCATCTGGGTTCCAATGCAGTCTGCAGTCGGTCCACTCCTGCACAACAAATATTGTTAAAATCACAGTGCTGTGCTTCAGCAgatgtgtgtgtaaaatatgaatatattaaaacGATGGGAAACAgggatgtacagtatttaattgaaTCCGCATAGGAAGAAAAGTCTATACTATATTACCTGTATCTGGACCAGAATAAACAGAGAAATAAGATAcactagattatttttttatggaatttTTATAGCTGGCTGTAAAAACAGATCTTACTTTTGCTTGAGTACAGGAATTTCGGGCATGAagtaatgtaaatgcattttccGGTAACACTAGAGCGAGATGAGTACTCAGTAAAAAGAACATCAAGTAGTTGCAACTGATTAAATGAGAAGcttcaaaacatttaaactctagGTGTCTGTGGCATGGAGATTGTCCTGCACAATGGgggattagtgttggtgtaatctgtatgtgggaatgggtttattgtgtgtctcgattgagacttgctgtctTCTAAGCTTGGTTgaagggaagggcagcaagtgattggctgtgctgatcctcaatcagcaggtgtgCGGATCTTGACCGAGTGTCTGTCAGCATAAAAACCACTGGTGGAGATGGCTCGGGGCaactgcaacgccatgctacagaggggagcggCACATACTGAGGAGGAGAGGGTCCTCTCTGCAGGAATGACTACGCCaagcaaccctgaaactgcaagcggtgcttgtgagggtaatgcccagccaaggccgtatgaagcagcaggagttgttgtatgaataccggctcatcagtaggttagtttaagggatagtgatcccatgcaATGTATaacgagggttacgtagtgtagccagTTCCTGGAGCTGGATGCCTTGTTAGGCTggcgctcgccctgtgtggcaccttttatttgtagtagttgtactgtgttttccttttgtacagcttgctgtatgtgtcccaGTATTTCAACTACACCTCCCAGGTGTCTCTCTATTGCTTAAACAGCGGTTACCCACACGTGAcatgagcaccctgtcacagtgtCCAAGATAGACTTCACATATTTCCCATTGTGTGCTGTTAGGTTCTGTCCATCACATCTGAGTATGAGATAAGATGTACTGAAATTCTGACAAATCAGCAACTGTGacagcaacttttttttaatggtttccaTTCATAGACACAGAAGGGTACCATCAAATCAAGACCATATAAACTGTTGAACACTGACAACTATTCAGCTTCAAATGGTAATAATCCATTATACTCGCAatccatttcaaattaaaaatatctTCTTTCCCTTACCTCCCATAACCATACATTTGTCGTCATAATCTGATCCTTCTCATCCTGAAATAGAAAAGAGGAATTGAAATCAATTATCAATCACAGTTATTctttaaatgcaataaaataaattccatttATGTAAATCACAACTCTCCCACATTCTTTTTTATCCTTTGATATTTTGGATACCCTTACCttcataggtttttttttaagttttttttttctttttttttttattagttcaagcattttgattttgttaaaatatatacaacaaaattgcagcatttgatttttgaACTAGTCATTAAGATAGATGTATGAGTTTAAAACCTAATATGAAAAAGTACTGGCCACATCCAAACCATCTGTTGCTTGAACTCCAGATCTGCTCCATCACTCCACGTCAATATGTAGAGATATATACTTATAGAAAAAATTTGAAATACTTGCAATTTCCAGCTACACAGCTTTAATTTAATATAAGATGCAAGAAATAATTACATGACAAAATATTATGGGCAGAAATGAGATTTGAACGAAGCCTCAGGAGTGTGAAGTGCCACATTGCAATCTCCAGACTAAAATGCCCTGGGCAAATGTCACGAAGGtcagattctttctctctctccaatcaCAAAAGCCAGTTAGCTGTGAAAAATTACTGGGGTTGGCAAGAGATGCTGCTGTAAACTTTAAGTTACAAATGTGCACATAGTGCCTGGAATGGACAACATGATAGTtacgatttaaaaaataaaaacacaaagaaaatgcaacattacAGTACTGGGTTCCAAAGATTTGTAAGCTACTATATAAACACGAAATAGAAATACAGTTTTTGGAACTATATACAGTACCTTTGCAAGCAAGATAAACTGGAATATTTAGTAAATTGTCAAAAACTGACATTAGATAAAATTAACAGTCCACTGTGTATTCTGTCTTTGCTGACCTTTGGGACTGACAGCAAGCTGGAAATATCAACTTCTGCCAGCCCAGAATCCTTAATCTTTACTACTGTTTCTCACTCAGCTACCAATGGAAGACTTACTTCTAAATGCACCAGTGTAAGACAGAAAAGTGCATTAAAACTGGTTTTCCATATGGACTCAATGCTGTTCCAAAAAATAAATCTCCCTGACTGTGACTCACTCCAGACTACTCAGCTGAAGAGAATACAAGGTCAACCATGGgcacaaataagtaaaaaaaaaacaaaaaacaaaaaaaaacgcacacaTCTAAAAGCCTTTGGAACagtctgtactgtactataccacactgcctccctgtaaTCGTACCTTATGAATTATTCAAGTAAGAACTCTTTCAACAGAATTTATCTGACCAAACCTAGACATCATCCAACAATTGAAAATCAAAGTATTACCGACAATACTTTCAGATAGCAAAAAATCGAATCAACACCAGAAACAATTAGGCTGTTATGtttttgtatattataataaaagtgCTTGGGAATAAAGTGCAGATGAAAAGGTGAGTGGCACTGGGTACTGTCGACACACTGCCAGGTGCTTaacattcagtcctgggcctctcacAAGCAAAGACTGACAAATGTGCATAATTATGTAGTTTGTGATGTTGGACCAGTATCCACTGTTGAGACCATCCGTGAATTGAGTGAGGGTTGAACCCTGGCCTACAAAGGTGAAAAAGTCCTCTATTGCCTGGCCAACTCCTCATCTAGTTTTCTTGCATTGGTCAACAATGGATTCCAAAccaaattgttttaaacagatttgTAATGATATCTAATTAGCTGGAGTTTAGTTTCACACATGGTTTGGTACATTTTCCAAACTATTTGGTTTTACTCTTCCCTTAATGGTTAGTTTGTATGTGTAAAGAAATTCAAGTAATTCAGTAATTATAGTGTCTACTGAAAAATGATAAAAGGcttaattatggaaaaaaaaaaaaaactagaccaGAGTAATTTGCAGCAATGTTGGGTGGCGCTTTCCTACTGTGCCTTACCCCTGTTTGCATCATATCTGAAATAAATATGTTCTTCAACCCTTTGCATTTCCATTCTTCTGCATGACAATCAAGTGAATCTACAAAAATGATCCATGAGATTTTTGGACATAACCCAGAACTTTTCTTTTGATGTTAAGATTCAACATACACATGGCGTATTCACCCAAACTAAAAACCTAACCTGTAAATCTCCAACATCTCAATCTCCAATAAGTCCACAGTTCCATAGATGTAGAAAAATTTCcagttttgttattgtcatcCATAAAATCATTCTACTACTCTTTTATTGATGAAAATTAATGGGACTGATTAAATGTATGACACCATTAAGAGTATAaacagggcttctgattttcagttttaactgatataACActccagatacaaaaaaaattaaatcgtTGGATAGCcagtaaacactggaaaaactgtggaaatggttaatctattcacaTTGAccttacccttttcccattaaaataaataaaacctatgttgtcttccgtcaggtctgtcaagggcaaaaagGCATTCATTGGttaataaaacactccaccactctctctgccgccatCTGAGATATTATCTTGCCCCAGAAGACGGTGATTAcgtcagctgtcaacatgttacccctgaacggccactgagcatgcaaatcatttttatgcagatgGCGAGCTACAGTCACTCTGCTGATGCGCGGGTtctttcttcctggaatttctcgtgctgtagccactgcagtctgaaaatgattatGCAGATGGATGTGACGGTCTTGGGCCACAGTTATcaaacctttaaaaggcagtatgaCAAACACTATCCCCTAACCATGGCCACTGTGATTGTAACAAGGAGACACCGTCTTCAGCAACAATGAGTGATTGGCAGGATGAGAAGAGAAGGGTATTTGGTACCCGCATTACTCTCTCTGATTTAAACGAAGATCCAATTAAGCACAAGTACAGAATTGGCAGCCATATAATTCTTGAGTTGCTGTCTGAttttaaaagatgacctggagactgtcacccagagaagccatgctatcACTGCCGTGGTCAAACTATTGTCTACCCTACATTATCTTGCCTCCAGGTCCTTCCTTGGGACTGTGGCAGCTggtgctggcatttcccagtctgttttttctcgtgcattgccagttgtgctcgaagcatttttgaggcaaacacccaagtacctatttttccctaaaagcatcATGTACTTgcaagctttgaaaacaaatttctataacatttctggtttcacacatgtgccgctaaccgctccagctcattctgagcatctgtaggAAACACACCTGTTCTATTAATGTGCGggtggtttgtaattgtacacaatttagcactgcactgctaacttaaataaaaactggcaGTATAaatataggctactcatgatatgAATTAgttgtataatgcaaaatttgtttgCTGGTctcttgaaatttgtattaatgagaattgcCTGTCCTGCTGCAAGTATCATAATTagtcaatgcggcaccatgatctattttgttaattgctaaaaataataataaaaaaaagctaaaatcatttagtttcaatttaaaaaaattttattcacattgtacaccaatgtttACGATGCTGCAGCATGGTTTATCTTGTGTTATCCAGTAACCTaaggtaggctaaagtaaaaagaaagtgtgctaagtattcatttgattttactactgtatactgtataggcctactgtacacagttatattttttacatgttgttTAATGCGTAGCCTACCTaaaacattagtgttatttcagtgcaacgatttatacatttaaaatacactgagcactataGACGTACaagtgcgattttattgtatttttaaacccaacacctccttatgtcaaAGAAATA
The sequence above is a segment of the Polyodon spathula isolate WHYD16114869_AA chromosome 2, ASM1765450v1, whole genome shotgun sequence genome. Coding sequences within it:
- the LOC121294825 gene encoding neuronal acetylcholine receptor subunit non-alpha-3; amino-acid sequence: MEDSLLRNLFRGYQKWVRPVQHSNDTITVKFGLKISQLVDVDEKDQIMTTNVWLWEEWTDCRLHWNPDEYGGITSIRVPSETIWLPDIVLYENADGRFEGSLMTKVIVKYNGTVMWTPPASYKSSCTMDVTFFPFDRQNCSMKFGSWTYDGDMVDLILLDDHVDRKDFFDNGEWEILNATGMKGNRKDGLYSYPFITYSFILKRLPLFYTLFLIIPCLGLSFLTVLVFYLPSDEGEKLSLSTSVLVSLTVFLLVIEEIIPSSSKVIPLIGEYLLFIMIFVTLSIIITVFVINVHHRSSATYHPMSPWVKKLFLQRLPKLLCMRGHTDRYHYPENDLNSPDEKTKLSDTKRLLSGKVDENKMIMALMEKATNSVRYISRHIKKENFVREVVQDWKFVAQVLDRIFLWVFLTVSILGTILIFTPALRMYLST